One window from the genome of Musa acuminata AAA Group cultivar baxijiao chromosome BXJ1-4, Cavendish_Baxijiao_AAA, whole genome shotgun sequence encodes:
- the LOC103980927 gene encoding CASP-like protein 3A1, whose amino-acid sequence MDVTGAVRKSAAAEVGIQMPEAAKASAVAADSGTMSGPLVPVTGGKDHRAAAAMGWDTVAVGVRLATVLSSLLSLSIMVTAEQRGSLSVFGIQIPLYSKWSFSDSFEYLVGILAAVAAHSLLQLLLSLRKLAQGLPVIPSHSHAWIIFAGDQVFAYAMMSAGSAAAGVTNLNRTGIRHALIPDFCKPLHSFCNHMAISISLAFLSCLFLAISAVLDVLWLSKY is encoded by the exons ATGGATGTGACAGGGGCGGTGAGGAagtcggcggcggcggaggtgggGATACAAATGCCGGAGGCGGCGAAGGCGTCGGCAGTGGCCGCCGACTCCGGGACAATGAGCGGGCCCCTGGTGCCTGTGACAGGGGGAAAAGACCACCGGGCGGCCGCCGCGATGGGGTGGGACACGGTGGCGGTGGGCGTACGGCTGGCCACGGTCTTGTCGTCGCTGCTGTCACTTAGCATAATGGTGACGGCGGAGCAGCGCGGGAGCCTCTCGGTCTTCGGCATCCAAATCCCGCTCTACTCCAAGTGGTCCTTCTCCGACTCTTTCGA GTATTTGGTGGGGATCTTGGCGGCAGTGGCGGCGCATTCGCTGCTGCAGCTTCTGTTGAGCTTGAGGAAGCTGGCGCAGGGGTTGCCTGTGATCCCCTCCCACAGCCATGCGTGGATCATTTTCGCAGGTGATCAG GTGTTTGCATATGCGATGATGAGTGCGGGTTCTGCTGCCGCCGGAGTGACCAATCTGAACCGCACAGGGATCCGGCATGCACTGATTCCTGACTTCTGTAAGCCCTTGCATAGCTTCTGCAACCACATGGCCATCTCCATAAGCTTAGCTTTCCTCAGCTGCCTCTTTCTAGCTATCTCTGCTGTATTAGATGTACTGTGGTTGTCCAAGTATTGA
- the LOC135644174 gene encoding protein unc-13 homolog, with translation MGDSKKESNGWISAAMTAAVADLPSPLGQLGVALSDAELRESAYEIFVAACRATGSKPLTYTPQSERTIERSTSLPPSLQRSLTSAAASKMKKALGIRSPSNKGIPGNASSKKPVSAGELMRVQMGISEQLDARIRRGLLRIAAANLGKRMESMVLPLELLQQFKSSDFPDQQEYIRWQTRNLKVLDAGLLRHPYLPLDKSDAASQKLRQILHEASKTPIETGKNSEAMQVLRNAAMSLAYRSFNGFGSDTCHWADGFPLNLYLYQMLLEACFNNSSEEASIIDEIDEVLELIKKTWVFLGINEMFHNLCFAWILFHRFVTTGQVETDLLIAADKQLTEVAKDAKATQDPTYSKYLKSILSSIMSWTEKRLLAYHDMFSSSNIESMQIIVSLGVTGAKIPVEDISNGYRRRRKEETDVACSRIDAYIRSSLRTAFAQKMEHIASSRRPSRKQSTPVLCILAQEIGNLASKEQEMFSPILKKWHPLAAGVAVATLHSCYGNELKQFISSVTELTPDVVQVLRAADKLEKQLVNIAVEDSVDSDDGGKSLIREMPPYEAESAIANLVRAWIRTRADGLKEWVDRNLQQEVWIPRATKESYAPSSVEVLRIIDETLDAYFRLPIPMHPALLPDLLIGLDRNLQHYASKAKAGCGSRNNFMPTLPALTRCEVGSKLWKKKDKSQNLTKRRSQVGSTNGDGSLSLSQLCVRINSLYHIRKELENLEKKIKTCLRNTESAQADVLNGMQTSFELSLAACQEGILQVCETIAYKVVFHDLSHILWDALFVGETAASRIHPFLKELDPTLEMVSSTVHNRVRYRVITALMKASFDGFLLVLLAGGPSRGFSRQDSHIIEDDFKSLKDLYLADGDGLPEELVEKAAREVNNVLPLFRTDTESLIERFKRMVVETNDSAAKSKYPLPPNPGHWSPTEPNTVLHVLCHRNDDAATKFLKKTYNLPKKL, from the exons ATGGGGGACTCCAAGAAGGAGTCCAACGGATGGATATCCGCCGCCATGACCGCCGCCGTCGCCGATCTCCCATCCCCCTTGGGGCAGCTGGGCGTCGCGCTCTCGGACGCGGAGCTCCGGGAGAGCGCCTACGAGATCTTCGTCGCAGCCTGCCGCGCCACCGGCAGCAAGCCCCTCACCTACACCCCCCAGTCCGAGCGCACCATCGAACGGTCGACGTCCCTCCCGCCGTCGCTACAGCGGTCGCTGACCTCCGCGGCCGCCAGCAAGATGAAGAAGGCCCTCGGGATCAGGTCCCCGTCGAATAAGGGCATCCCCGGGAATGCGTCCTCCAAGAAGCCGGTGTCGGCTGGCGAGCTGATGAGGGTGCAGATGGGGATATCCGAGCAACTGGACGCGCGGATCCGAAGGGGTTTGCTGCGAATTGCAGCCGCAAAT CTTGGGAAGCGTATGGAGTCTATGGTTCTGCCGCTAGAGTTGCTGCAGCAGTTCAAATCTTCAGATTTTCCTGATCAACAAGAATATATACGCTGGCAAACTAGAAATTTGAAGGTTCTTGATGCTGGACTACTCCGCCATCCTTATCTTCCGTTAGACAAGTCAGATGCTGCATCACAAAAGCTTCGACAAATTTTGCATGAAGCTTCAAAGACACCTATTGAGACCGGGAAAAATTCAGAAGCAATGCAGGTTCTACGAAATGCTGCGATGTCACTTGCCTACAGATCTTTTAACGGATTTGGTTCAGATACATGCCACTGGGCAGATGGTTTTCCGCTTAATCTCTATCTGTACCAAATGCTATTAGAAGCTTGTTTTAACAACAGTAGTGAGGAAGCATCAATAATCGATGAAATTGATGAGGTCTTAGAGTTGATAAAGAAAACATGGGTCTTCCTAGGAATAAATGAGATGTTTCATAATCTCTGCTTTGCTTGGATTTTGTTTCACAGATTTGTCACTACTGGACAAGTTGAAACTGATCTGCTAATTGCAGCTGATAAACAATTAACTGAAGTTGCAAAGGATGCAAAAGCAACACAAGACCCAACCTATTCAAAATATTTGAAGTCAATATTGAGCTCTATAATGAGTTGGACAGAGAAAAGACTTCTTGCTTACCATGATATGTTCAGCTCTAGTAACATCGAGTCAATGCAAATCATTGTCTCATTGGGAGTCACAGGTGCAAAGATACCAGTTGAAGATATTTCTAATGGATATCGCCGTAGGAGGAAAGAAGAAACTGATGTCGCTTGTAGCAGAATTGATGCCTATATTCGATCATCACTTCGCACTGCTTTTGCTCAG AAAATGGAACATATAGCGTCAAGCAGGAGACCATCAAGAAAACAAAGTACTCCAGTTCTTTGCATTCTTGCACAGGAAATTGGCAATTTGGCAAGCAAAGAGCAAGAAATGTTTAGTCCAATATTGAAGAAATGGCATCCACTTGCAGCTGGCGTTGCTGTTGCAACTCTTCATTCTTGTTATGGAAATGAACTAAAGCAATTTATATCTAGTGTCACAGAGCTAACACCAGATGTGGTACAAGTTCTTAGAGCTGCTGACAAGTTAGAGAAACAACTTGTCAACATTGCTGTTGAAGATTCTGTAGATAGTGATGATGGGGGTAAGTCATTAATCAGAGAAATGCCACCTTATGAAGCTGAATCCGCCATTGCCAATCTTGTAAGAGCATGGATAAGAACTAGGGCGGACGGGCTAAAGGAGTGGGTTGACCGGAACTTGCAgcaagag GTTTGGATCCCAAGGGCAACCAAGGAAAGTTATGCTCCTTCTTCAGTCGAGGTGCTACGGATAATTGACGAGACTTTAGATGCTTACTTCCGACTGCCCATACCCATGCACCCTGCCTTGCTTCCTGACTTGCTAATAGGACTTGATCGGAATCTGCAACATTATGCATCTAAGGCAAAAGCAGGATGTGGTAG CCGGAACAATTTTATGCCTACATTGCCCGCGTTAACTAGATGTGAAGTTGGTTCTAAATTATGGAAGAAAAAGGATAAGTCGCAAAACTTAACAAAAAGGAGATCACAAGTTGGGTCGACAAACGGAGATGGTTCTTTGAGTTTGTCACAGCTGTGTGTACGCATCAATTCACTTTATCATATCCGCAAAGAGTTGGAGAACttggagaagaaaataaagaCCTGTTTAAGGAATACTGAATCAGCTCAAGCAGATGTATTAAATGGTATGCAGACCAGTTTTGAGCTTTCTTTGGCTGCTTGTCAAGAAGGAATTCTGCAAGTTTGTGAGACGATAGCCTACAAGGTAGTCTTTCATGACCTGAGTCACATTTTATGGGATGCTTTATTTGTTGGTGAGACTGCTGCTTCAAGAATACATCCTTTTCTAAAAGAACTCGACCCTACTTTGGAGATGGTATCAAGCACAGTGCACAACAGAGTACGATACCGAGTAATAACTGCACTAATGAAAGCTTCGTTTGATGGGTTCTTGCTTGTGCTTCTTGCTGGTGGCCCGTCACGTGGTTTCTCTCGCCAAGATTCTCATATTATAGAGGATGATTTCAAATCTCTTAAAGATTTATACTTGGCTGACGGAGATGGGTTGCCTGAAGAGTTGGTCGAGAAGGCTGCAAGAGAAGTGAACAATGTGCTACCCCTATTTCGCACCGACACAGAGAGCCTCATTGAACGGTTCAAGCGGATGGTTGTAGAGACAAATGATTCTGCAGCCAAATCCAAATATCCATTACCTCCAAATCCAGGGCACTGGAGCCCGACCGAGCCCAACACGGTTCTACATGTTTTATGCCATAGGAATGATGATGCTGCAACAAAATTCCTAAAGAAAACTTACAACTTGCCCAAAAAGCTGTAG
- the LOC103981608 gene encoding wax ester synthase/diacylglycerol acyltransferase 11, protein MQQLKPTQWGRGSLLSAMACDAVKTKVEVEETVVDDPVSPTGQYFNSSVLSIGILAIFESDVAIDDSPTMSTLENLFLPIHPRFSSVMVKDDHGVRRWKRVALKLEDHVNVPVFPAGLETYDDYIRGYISDIAVAEFSQSRPLWDLHILKYTTKSAAGTMVFRIHHALGDGFSLMSALFSCFRRADDPSLPLTFPSSRATKPVQGSGAWWRAWRNVPRALSVCMNTVRDFGWSLLKTNYLADDWTPVRSEEAGVEFLPMEISTVTLSLDEVRHVKAKLGGTVNDVISGTIFYGTQLYFQAAAPGSKEARVTALVLLNTRMIASYRSLKEMTGPDATNPWGNRFGFLHVPVPVSGNPDASDPLSFVLKARQIIKAKKSSLAVHLNGRLLETIRKLRGAETAARYIHSTLRNTSMTISNLSGPMEQMIIAGHPIGSFYFMTVGSPQSLTVSVVSYMGKLKVAMATQKGFIDAGLLVSSMEQSFRRISEAAAGKRADRDS, encoded by the exons ATGCAGCAGCTCAAACCAACACAGTGGGGAAGAGGAAGTCTCTTGTCTGCCATGGCGTGTGATGCCGTCAAGACGAAGGTCGAGGTAGAGGAGACGGTTGTCGACGATCCGGTGAGCCCGACCGGCCAATACTTCAACAGTTCTGTGCTGTCGATAGGTATTCTCGCAATCTTCGAGTCGGATGTCGCCATTGACGATTCCCCAACGATGTCGACGCTGGAGAACCTCTTCTTGCCCATCCATCCTCGATTCTCCTCCGTCATG GTGAAGGACGACCATGGCGTCCGACGATGGAAGAGGGTCGCACTGAAGCTGGAGGACCACGTGAACGTTCCCGTCTTCCCCGCGGGCTTAGAGACCTACGACGACTACATACGTGGTTACATCTCCGACATTGCAGTGGCGGAGTTCTCACAGAGCAGACCGCTCTGGGATCTCCACATCCTCAAGTACACAACCAAGAGTGCAGCAGGGACCATGGTGTTCCGGATCCACCACGCACTGGGCGATGGCTTCTCCCTGATGAGCGCCCTCTTCTCTTGCTTCCGGAGAGCTGACGACCCTTCTCTGCCCCTCACCTTCCCTTCTTCCCGAGCCACTAAGCCTGTGCAAGGCAGCGGCGCCTGGTGGCGCGCATGGCGGAACGTGCCGCGCGCCCTCTCGGTTTGCATGAACACCGTGCGTGACTTCGGGTGGAGCTTGCTGAAGACTAACTATCTTGCAGATGACTGGACTCCGGTGCGGTCGGAGGAGGCTGGAGTGGAGTTCCTACCGATGGAGATCTCCACTGTCACCTTGTCGCTCGACGAAGTTAGGCACGTCAAGGCGAAGCTTGGAGGG ACGGTGAACGATGTCATCTCCGGTACAATATTCTACGGCACGCAGCTCTACTTCCAAGCCGCAGCTCCAGGCTCGAAAGAGGCTCGAGTGACAGCACTGGTGTTGCTCAACACGAGGATGATTGCAAGCTACCGATCTCTAAAGGAGATGACCGGACCCGACGCCACCAACCCATGGGGCAACCGCTTCGGCTTTCTTCACGTCCCAGTCCCCGTTTCCGGTAATCCAGACGCCTCTGATCCACTCAGCTTCGTTCTCAAGGCAAGGCAGATCATCAAGGCAAAGAAAAGCTCCCTTGCTGTCCACCTCAATGGCAGACTGCTCGAAACTATCCGAAAGCTCAGAGGTGCCGAG ACTGCTGCTCGATACATACATTCCACCCTGAGAAACACAAGCATGACCATATCAAACCTGTCTGGACCAATGGAGCAGATGATCATAGCAGGTCATCCAATCGGGAGCTTCTACTTCATGACGGTGGGCAGCCCTCAG AGCCTCACCGTATCGGTGGTCAGCTACATGGGGAAGCTGAAGGTGGCCATGGCCACCCAGAAGGGGTTCATAGATGCCGGACTCCTCGTCTCCTCCATGGAGCAGTCCTTTCGGAGGATCTCCGAGGCTGCTGCAGGCAAGAGAGCTGATCGTGACTCTTAA
- the LOC135644184 gene encoding early nodulin-like protein 3, whose protein sequence is MERVMELRKTSPGTLLLVGVLMGLMASSGAYDFYVGGRDGWVSNPSESYDKWAGRNRFQVNDTLVFRYRKEVDSVLVVTKQDYDACNASNPIQKLEGGDSTFKFDRSGPFYFISGVPESCRKEQKLTVVVLAIRNQNPSPPPPSSPPSLTPSPSPSSSASPSSSPSPSPTSPVHAPTPSPTPSPSPSTTTTTTTPPAQPPASAGSSTGSNLSPTPPPSSPSSVPSASTIALGLAATVLGGALLL, encoded by the exons ATGGAGAGAGTGATGGAGCTCCGCAAGACTTCGCCTGGCACTCTTCTCCTTGTGGGCGTCTTAATGGGGCTGATGGCCTCATCTGGGGCTTACGATTTCTACGTTGGTGGAAGAGATGGCTGGGTTTCCAACCCTTCCGAGAGCTACGACAAATGGGCAGGGAGGAACAGATTCCAAGTTAACGACACCCTCG TGTTTAGATACAGGAAGGAGGTGGACTCCGTCCTGGTGGTGACGAAGCAGGACTACGACGCATGCAACGCGAGCAATCCGATCCAGAAGCTGGAGGGAGGCGACTCGACGTTCAAGTTCGATCGGTCGGGGCCGTTCTACTTCATCAGCGGCGTGCCGGAGAGCTGCCGGAAGGAGCAGAAGCTGACGGTGGTGGTGTTGGCTATCAGGAACCAGAACCCGAGTCCACCGCCTCCATCATCTCCACCTTCCCTCACTCCATCGCCATCTCCCTCTTCCTCTGCTTCTCCCTCCTCGTCTCCGTCCCCATCACCCACGTCGCCCGTTCATGCCCCGACGCCAAGTCCAACTCCGTCACCTTCtccttccaccaccaccaccaccaccacgccTCCAGCCCAGCCACCCGCCTCAGCTGGATCTTCGACTGGTTCCAATCTGTCACCAACACCGCCTCCCTCGAGTCCCTCCTCTGTCCCGAGTGCATCAACGATCGCCCTCGGGCTGGCCGCTACAGTTCTTGGTGGGGCACTTCTCCTCTAA
- the LOC135644198 gene encoding ER lumen protein-retaining receptor A-like gives MNAFRFAGDMSHLFSVLLLLLKIYATKSCSGISLRTQELYALVFLTRYLDLFTYVVSVYNTLMKIVFISSSIAIVWCMRFHPVVRRTYDKEQDTFRHYLLVGVSLVLALLFHERFTIREVFWVFSIFLEAVAILPQLILLQRSRNVDNLTNQYVLFLGAYRAFYILNWIYRYVTEDDYSAWIAWIAGVVQTGLYADFFYYYFISWKNNAKLQLPA, from the exons ATGAACGCCTTCCGGTTCGCCGGCGACATGTCCCACCTCTTcagcgtcctcctcctcctcctcaagatCTATGCCACCAAGTCTTGCTCAG GGATCTCGCTGAGGACGCAGGAGCTGTACGCGCTGGTGTTCTTGACCCGCTACCTGGATCTCTTCACCTACGTCGTGTCGGTGTACAACACGTTGATGAAGATCGTCTTCATTTCTAGCTCCATCGCCATCGTCTGGTGCATGAGGTTTCACCCCGTGGTGCGGCGGACATACGACAAGGAGCAggacacatttcggcattaccTCCTCGTTGGTGTCAGTTTGGTCCTCGCGCTGCTTTTCCACGAACGATTCACGATCCGCGAG GTATTTTGGGTGTTTTCCATATTTTTAGAAGCGGTTGCAATTCTTCCTCAATTGATTTTGCTTCAAAGAAGCAGAAATGTGGATAATTTGACTAACCAATATGTCTTATTCCTCGG GGCTTATCGTGCATTTTATATTCTCAACTGGATTTATCGCTATGTCACAGAAGACGATTACAGTGCCTGGATTG CTTGGATTGCTGGTGTTGTCCAGACAGGTCTCTATGCCGATTTCTTCTACTATTATTTCATAAG CTGGAAAAACAATGCGAAGCTTCAACTCCCTGCTTGA
- the LOC103980932 gene encoding uncharacterized protein LOC103980932, giving the protein MDALGNGGGFWWWQFSPRDRKHRPRRRPNSSSSSSESIDLGERGWFLADFPLKQASIAASLTLTGDTVAQLRDRFLVHARRPSDSDDKEIVSALFSNHDWLRALRMASYGFLLYGPGSYAWYQFLDHCMPKPTFVNLSMKVILNQIVLGPCVIAVIFAWNNLWLGKLAELPSKYQKDALPTLLYGFRFWIPVTIVNFTAIPLSARVAFMSTCSIFWNFYLSTTMSK; this is encoded by the exons ATGGATGCCCTGGGAAACGGGGGAGGATTCTGGTGGTGGCAGTTTTCCCCGCGCGACCGCAAGCACCGTCCCCGGAGGAGGCCcaattcctcctcctcttcctcggagTCGATCGATCTCGGCGAGCGTGGGTGGTTTCTCGCCGACTTCCCCCTCAAGCAAGCTTCCATCGCCGCCTCCCTCACCCTCACCGGTGACACCGTGGCACAGCTTAGGGACCGCTTCCTCGTCCACGCCCGCCGCCCGTCCGATTCCGATGACAAG GAAATAGTTTCAGCacttttttcaaatcatgattggCTTCGTGCACTACGCATGGCTTCCTACGGGTTTCTTCTTTATGGTCCAGGTTCTTATGCTTGGTATCAGTTTCTTGATCATTGTATGCCCAAGCCAACTTTTGTGAACCTGTCAATGAAG GTCATATTGAATCAGATTGTACTTGGTCCATGTGTTATTGCTGTGATTTTTGCTTGGAACAATTTGTGGCTTGGGAAATTAGCAGAGTTACCATCCAAGTATCAAAAAGATGCCCTTCCTACACTTCTCTATG GTTTTAGGTTTTGGATTCCTGTCACTATAGTTAATTTCAC GGCCATCCCTCTATCCGCCCGTGTTGCATTCATGTCTACATGCTCCATATTCTGGAACTTCTATTTGTCAACAACCATGAGCAAGTAA
- the LOC103980933 gene encoding probable WRKY transcription factor 65 gives MTGSCSNEPGASEADEVGDASEANDGRPVSAGSTDDSQPVRSSAPCPKRCRRAVQKRVVTMPISEAKGGGEGAPPPDSWTWRKYGQKPIKGSPYPRGYYRCSSSKGCPARKQVERSRVDPAVIVVTYSFEHNHTWPVPRNHHHKHAAARPEEQLGQSGTPDSAERDEKFSDPIAEEESALTVDARGGFPWFADVCFTPSASPSVDNSHELLYGSVIFAGAAAALPEELEEQAAGGGGGGEEDSLFAGLGELPEYSVVLRRGLVPASWLGTTG, from the exons ATGACCGGGAGCTGCAGCAACGAGCCCGGCGCATCCGAGGCGGACGAGGTCGGGGACGCATCCGAGGCCAACGATGGGAGGCCGGTGTCAGCTGGATCGACCGACGACTCGCAGCCCGTCCGGTCTTCGGCTCCATGTCCCAAGAGATG CCGGCGGGCGGTGCAGAAGCGGGTGGTGACGATGCCGATCAGCGAGGCGAAGGGCGGCGGCGAGGGGGCTCCGCCACCGGATTCGTGGACCTGGAGGAAGTACGGCCAGAAGCCTATTAAAGGTTCACCTTATCCCAG GGGTTACTACAGGTGCAGCAGCTCCAAGGGGTGCCCGGCGAGGAAGCAGGTGGAGCGGAGCCGCGTCGACCCAGCCGTGATCGTGGTTACCTACTCCTTCGAGCACAACCACACCTGGCCGGTCCCCAGGAACCACCACCACAAGCACGCCGCGGCACGACCCGAGGAGCAGCTGGGCCAATCCGGCACGCCGGACTCCGCGGAGCGCGACGAGAAATTCTCCGATCCGATCGCAGAGGAGGAGTCGGCGCTCACGGTCGACGCGCGTGGCGGCTTCCCGTGGTTTGCCGACGTCTGCTTCACGCCCTCGGCCTCCCCCTCCGTCGATAACTCCCACGAGCTGCTCTACGGGTCGGTCATCTTCGCCGGGGCCGCGGCCGCGCTGCCCGAGGAACTGGAGGAGCAGGCCGCGGGGGGAGGCGGGGGGGGCGAGGAGGACTCGCTGTTCGCCGGGCTCGGAGAACTGCCGGAGTATTCGGTGGTGCTCCGCCGGGGGCTGGTGCCGGCGTCGTGGCTGGGGACCACCGGGTGA
- the LOC135672374 gene encoding uncharacterized protein LOC135672374 isoform X1: MPSTTTSAGGDHGGGDEKSKDTPVAAKTIGFLVVFGIAASIAKALLTKPNPHPQRPRGPRMGFSNRAVSGDGWGDGPSSARTVVIAKGDTLWGHRRCDQRSKWDHRKQDLRRKEADHPLTDLNLSVSVTSLTSSSFSFVVGFMLE, from the exons ATGCCCTCCACCACCACCAGCGCCGGCGGTGACCATGGCGGCGGCGACGAAAAATCGAAGGACACCCCAGTGGCTGCGAAGACCATCGGTTTCCTGGTTGTCTTTGGCATCGCCGCGAGCATCGCCAAGGCCCTTTTGACGAAGCCGAACCCTCATCCCCAGCGGCCTCGAGGCCCCCGCATGGGCTTCTCCAAT AGAGCGGTCTCCGGCGACGGATGGGGCGATGGGCCCTCCTCGGCTCGGACAGTGGTGATAGCAAAGGGGGACACGCTTTGGG GCCACCGTCGATGCGATCAGAGAAGCAAATGGGATCACCGGAAACAAGATCTACGCCGGAAAGAAGCTGATCATCCCCTGACTGACCTCAATCTCTCTGTTTCGGTGACCTCTTTAACCTCCTCTTCTTTTAGCTTCGTAGTGGGTTTTATGCTTGAGTAG
- the LOC135672374 gene encoding uncharacterized protein LOC135672374 isoform X2, producing the protein MPSTTTSAGGDHGGGDEKSKDTPVAAKTIGFLVVFGIAASIAKALLTKPNPHPQRPRGPRMGFSNRAVSGDGWGDGPSSARTVVIAKGDTLWGLSKTYGATVDAIREANGITGNKIYAGKKLIIP; encoded by the exons ATGCCCTCCACCACCACCAGCGCCGGCGGTGACCATGGCGGCGGCGACGAAAAATCGAAGGACACCCCAGTGGCTGCGAAGACCATCGGTTTCCTGGTTGTCTTTGGCATCGCCGCGAGCATCGCCAAGGCCCTTTTGACGAAGCCGAACCCTCATCCCCAGCGGCCTCGAGGCCCCCGCATGGGCTTCTCCAAT AGAGCGGTCTCCGGCGACGGATGGGGCGATGGGCCCTCCTCGGCTCGGACAGTGGTGATAGCAAAGGGGGACACGCTTTGGGGTCTGTCCAAAACATATGGG GCCACCGTCGATGCGATCAGAGAAGCAAATGGGATCACCGGAAACAAGATCTACGCCGGAAAGAAGCTGATCATCCCCTGA